The proteins below come from a single Gossypium raimondii isolate GPD5lz chromosome 2, ASM2569854v1, whole genome shotgun sequence genomic window:
- the LOC105787956 gene encoding receptor-like protein EIX2 translates to MYKFTVLGLLLAVVCVITGEYVCNGDSHLGNCSKSDLETLSDFKNGLNDPENRLSSWQGSGCCQWHGIGCNNSTGAVIMIDLHNPYPITSESSSGGYGFWNLSGDISPSLPNLKSLEYLDLSLNTFNDISIPEFLGSLKNLRYLNLSKAGFSGLIPASLGNISSLQFLDVSTEFASLSSDSLQWVASLVSLKHLAMNEVDLSMIDSGFLGTMNRLSFLNELHLSGCQLSGSILSLNSVNLTSLSVLDLSFNSFGPGFPVWLVNISSLTYVDLSNNDLSGRIPLDLGEVPNLQYLNLAGNSNLSVSCYQLLRRSWKKIQVLNLASNKVHGKLPASIGNMTSLTTFDLSNNEVKGGIPSSIGKLCSLKSFDLSSNNLTGSLPQFLEGTQDCVPNRPFPSLMYLRLSNNRLVGTLPEWMGLLRNLLELNLNYNLIEGAIPASLGQLSNLTNVGLGSNELNGTLPDSFGQLSGLSTFDVSSNHLTGFISEAHFAKLSKLKILHLSANSFIVNLSSNWIPPFQVRNLDMGSCYLGPSFPKWLRYQKEVRYLDFSNASISGSIPDWFWDISGNLSLLNVSFNELEGQLPNPLNVAPFADVDFSSNLLEGPIPLPVVEIELLDLSNNQISGSIPQNMSQSMPNLIFLSLSNNQLTGGIPNSIGEMLSLQAIDLSRNKLTGSIPSSIENCSYLKVLDLGNNNLSGVIPDALGQLLQLQSLHLNNNNLKGSIPPSFKNLSSLETLDLGNNSLSGNIPLWIGDGFPALRIISLRSNAFSGEIPSKLSNLSSLQILDLAENNFTGTIPASLGDLKAMANEQKIIQYLLYGKYRGLYYEESLIITLKDQSLKFNKTLSLVTSIDLSGNNLNGDIPESLTKLSGLLVLNLSRNHITGGIPGNISNLHQLSSLDLSRNNLTGEIPSRLSSLSFLSYLNLSNNNFSGAIPYSGQLTTFDASSFDGNPGLCGGPLNIKCENDGVDSGGRVEGGKSNEGIIDKWFYLSVGVGFAAGILVPVLVISARSSWVDSYFGMVEKFIDKSGFRNLADRHGRNKG, encoded by the coding sequence atgtataaattcaCTGTTCTTGGCCTTCTGTTGGCTGTTGTATGTGTCATAACAGGAGAATATGTTTGTAATGGTGATTCCCACTTGGGAAATTGCTCCAAATCAGACCTTGAAACACTTTCTGACTTCAAAAATGGCCTTAATGATCCTGAAAACAGGCTCTCCTCATGGCAAGGAAGCGGCTGTTGTCAATGGCATGGAATTGGGTGCAACAATAGCACTGGAGCTGTCATCATGATTGATCTTCACAACCCTTATCCTATAACTTCTGAATCTTCAAGCGGCGGGTATGGTTTTTGGAACTTGAGTGGTGATATCAGTCCTTCATTGCCAAACCTCAAGTCCTTGGAGTACTTGGATTTGAGTTTGAACACCTTCAATGACATCTCAATTCCTGAATTCCTGGGATCATTGAAGAATTTGAGGTATCTGAACCTATCAAAAGCTGGATTCAGTGGTCTAATTCCAGCAAGTCTTGGGAACATTTCTAGCCTGCAATTTCTTGATGTTTCTACTGAATTTGCGAGCTTAAGCTCAGATAGTCTTCAATGGGTGGCTAGTCTTGTTTCTTTGAAACATCTTGCCATGAATGAAGTTGACCTTTCCATGATAGATTCAGGATTTCTTGGGACAATGAATAGGCTTTCATTTCTGAATGAGCTGCACCTCTCAGGATGTCAGCTCTCCGGTTCCATTTTGTCTCTCAACTCTGTTAACTTAACTTCCCTTTCTGTTCTGGACCTTAGTTTCAACTCTTTCGGTCCTGGTTTCCCTGTCTGGCTAGTAAATATTAGCAGCCTTACTTATGTTGATCTAAGCAATAATGATCTGTCTGGAAGAATTCCACTGGATCTTGGTGAAGTACCAAATCTGCAATATCTGAATCTTGCTGGAAACTCTAATCTATCTGTCAGCTGCTATCAACTATTGAGGAGAAGTTGGAAGAAGATACAAGTTCTGAATTTAGCGTCAAATAAAGTTCATGGCAAGCTCCCTGCTTCCATTGGAAACATGACATCTCTCACAACTTTTGATCTGTCAAATAATGAAGTTAAGGGTGGAATCCCAAGCTCCATCGGTAAACTTTGTAGTTTGAAATCATTTGATTTGTCAAGCAATAATTTGACTGGTAGTTTGCCTCAATTTCTTGAAGGAACACAGGATTGTGTTCCCAATAGGCCATTTCCTAGTTTGATGTATTTGAGACTGAGCAACAACCGTTTAGTAGGCACACTGCCTGAATGGATGGGACTACTTCGAAATCTATTGGAACTCAATCTCAACTACAATTTGATTGAAGGTGCAATTCCTGCTTCTTTAGGCCAACTGTCAAACCTCACTAATGTTGGCCTGGGAAGCAATGAACTAAATGGGACTCTTCCTGATTCTTTTGGACAGCTATCTGGTTTGTCTACCTTTGATGTTTCATCAAACCATTTGACAGGTTTTATATCTGAAGCTCATTTTGCAAAGCTAAGTAAGCTGAAGATATTACATCTGTCTGCTAATTCTTTCATTGTTAATCTAAGTTCCAATTGGATCCCACCATTCCAAGTCCGGAATCTTGATATGGGTTCTTGCTATTTAGGCCCTTCATTTCCAAAGTGGCTTAGATATCAGAAGGAGGTCCGATATCTAGATTTCTCAAATGCTAGCATTTCAGGTTCCATTCCAGACTGGTTCTGGGATATTTCTGGCAACCTATCACTATTGAATGTTTCCTTCAATGAGTTAGAAGGTCAACTACCAAACCCTTTAAATGTTGCTCCCTTTGCAGATGTTGATTTCAGCTCAAACCTTCTTGAAGGCCCCATTCCTCTTCCAgttgtagagattgaattgcTTGATCTCTCTAACAATCAAATCTCTGGTTCTATCCCACAAAATATGAGTCAATCCATGCCAAACTTGATATTTCTCTCCCTTTCAAACAACCAATTAACAGGAGGAATCCCAAACTCCATTGGTGAGATGTTATCTCTCCAAGCCATTGATCTTTCAAGGAACAAATTAACTGGAAGCATTCCATCAAGCATTGAGAATTGTTCTTACCTGAAGGTTTTAGACCTTGGGAACAACAACCTCTCAGGTGTAATTCCTGATGCTTTGGGACAGTTACTACAACTTCAGTCACTACACTTGAACAACAACAACCTCAAAGGAAGCATCCCTCCCTCTTTTAAGAACTTGTCAAGCTTGGAAACCTTAGATCTTGGAAATAACAGCTTGTCAGGCAACATTCCCTTGTGGATAGGAGATGGCTTTCCAGCTCTCAGAATTATTAGTTTAAGATCAAATGCATTTTCAGGTGAAATCCCCTCCAAGTTGTCAAATTTGAGTTCACTGCAAATCCTGGACCTGGCAGAAAACAATTTTACAGGCACCATACCAGCAAGCCTGGGTGATCTTAAAGCAATGGCAAATGAGCAAAAAATAATCCAGTACCTGCTCTATGGGAAGTACAGGGGTCTATATTATGAAGAAAGCTTGATTATCACTCTAAAAGACCAAAGTCTAAAGTTCAACAAGACACTTTCCCTAGTTACAAGCATTGATCTTTCTGGAAATAACTTAAATGGGGATATTCCAGAATCATTAACCAAACTGTCAGGTTTGCTTGTTTTGAATCTATCAAGAAACCATATCACTGGCGGCATTCCTGGAAATATCTCAAATTTACATCAATTATCATCTCTTGACCTCTCCAGAAATAACCTCACAGGTGAAATCCCTTCAAGATTATCTTCACTGTCCTTTCTGTCTTACTTGaacctatccaacaataatttCTCAGGAGCCATACCTTATTCCGGGCAGCTGACAACATTTGATGCATCATCTTTCGATGGAAATCCAGGTCTTTGTGGAGGTCCACTGAACATTAAGTGTGAAAATGATGGTGTTGACAGTGGGGGGAGAGTTGAAGGTGGGAAAAGTAATGAAGGAATCATTGATAAGTGGTTTTATTTAAGTGTAGGAGTGGGGTTTGCAGCTGGGATTTTGGTGCCTGTGCTTGTTATATCAGCTAGAAGCTCTTGGGTTGATTCCTACTTTGGTATGGTTGAGAAATTTATTGACAAATCAGGGTTCAGAAATTTAGCAGATAGACATGGAAGGAACAAGGGTTGA